From the genome of Canis lupus familiaris isolate Mischka breed German Shepherd chromosome 8, alternate assembly UU_Cfam_GSD_1.0, whole genome shotgun sequence, one region includes:
- the LOC490617 gene encoding dehydrogenase/reductase SDR family member 2, mitochondrial, translated as MVYTITSLDYAILEVLNRSRIGFAIARRLARDGAHVVVSSRKQHNVDRAVAALQGEGLSVTGTVCHVGKAEDRERLVATALEHYGGVDFLVCVAGVNPLVGSTLGASEQVWDKVLDVNVKSPALLLSQLLPHMENRGAGSVVLVSSMVAYVPIPKLGVYNTSKTALLGLCKSLAIELAPKGIRVNCLVPGIIKTDFMQVEKTLPYLLPDFNDIYGLQRFGEPEECAGIVSFLCSSDASYITGENIVVAGYSPKL; from the exons ATGGTCTACACCATCACCAGTTTGGACTATGCAATTTTAGAAGTGCTTAACCGTTCCAG GATCGGCTTCGCTATCGCCCGGCGCCTGGCCCGGGACGGGGCGCACGTGGTGGTCAGCAGCCGGAAGCAGCACAACGTGGACCGGGCGGTGGCAGCGCTGCAGGGCGAGGGGCTGAGCGTGACCGGCACCGTGTGCCACGTGGGGAAGGCCGAGGACCGGGAGCGGCTGGTGGCCACG GCCCTGGAGCATTATGGGGGCGTCGACTTTCTGGTGTGTGTGGCAGGGGTCAACCCTTTGGTGGGGAGCACTCTGGGGGCCAGTGAGCAGGTGTGGGACAAG GTCCTGGACGTGAATGTGAAGTCCCCGGCCCTCCTGCTGAGCCAGCTGCTGCCCCACATGGAAAACAGAGG GGCAGGCTCCGTGGTTCTGGTCTCATCTATGGTGGCCTATGTACCAATACCA aAGCTGGGAGTCTACAACACCAGCAAAACAGCACTGTTGGGTCTCTGTAAGTCTCTGGCTATAGAGCTGGCCCCAAAAGGCATCCGAGTGAACTGCTTGGTGCCAGGAATAATCAAGACTGACTTTATGCAAGTG GAGAAAACATTGCCATACTTGCTACCTGACTTTAATGACATCTATGGATTGCAGCG GTTTGGGGAGCCTGAAGAATGTGCGGGAATTGTGTCTTTCTTGTGCTCTTCAGATGCCAGCTACATCACTGGGGAGAACATCGTAGTAGCTGGCTACTCTCCTAAACTGTGA